In the genome of Sander lucioperca isolate FBNREF2018 chromosome 18, SLUC_FBN_1.2, whole genome shotgun sequence, the window CATTGTTAGCAATGTGACGTTTCCTCATGAATCCAGATTGTGACTCATCTATGATAGAGTCCAGAACGTACTTCATTCTATTAGCAAATATGATAGCCAACACTTTATAGTCATTATTTAGCAGTGTAATCGGACAGCAGTTCTCTAAAttttctttatctttatttGGCTTTGGAATCAGGGTGATGATACCTTGAGTCATACTTGTTGGAAGAGCTTCATTACGAATGCTTTCTGAgaaaacatttagcaaaaagGGGGACAGTTCTTTGTCGAACATTTTATAAAACTCAGAGGTTATACCATCACATCCTGGACTTTTATTAATTTTAAGATTATTAATAGCTTTCAGAACCTCAACATTGGAGATGTTATAATCACATGCATCCCTATCCTCTGCGGAAATGACTTTACAATTGTTGATTGAGTCTATAAATGAGTCAGCTGTCACTTCACAGTATTTGGATGTATAGAGGTTGCTGTAAAAACGGTGGCAAAAGGCAGATATATCTTTGGGATTATCAACTATCTGGTCATCTATTTTTAGTTTGTCGATCGTATCAATAAGAGATCTAATTTTCTCTAATCTAAAAAAGTAGGCTGAGTTTTGTTCTCCCTCTTCTAACCATTTGGATCTAGATCGAATGTATGCACCCTTAGCTTTTTCTATATATAGTTCATCTAGCTTATTTTGTAAGTGCATCTATTCAATCCTCTCCAATTCAGATAAGGGCTCCTTTTGACAAAGAGATGCCAGTTGCGTAGTAATCTCGTCTTCACTTGCTCTTTTTTGTTTAGCCAAATCAGCACCAAACTTCCTAAAAAACTTCCCTAGCTCATATTTTAACAGTTCCCAATTCCTCCCATAAGCGTTCTGGGTTTCTGCATGGTTCCAGTGAGTTATTATAAGATCCTTAACTTTTTCTTTAACCTGTGCGTAGTTCAGAAGAGAACTATTCAATTTCCAGAATGATGCTTTTGGGCCTATATGACTACCAGGTAAGGATATTGATAGATAGATTGCTTTATGATCAGTCAATGGGGTATTATAAAAATGAACTAAAATGTTAGAATTTATCAGGCATCTGGAAACCAGCCAATAATCAATTCTAGACTGTCTTGATCTGTCCTTATTAGACCAGGTGTATTGTCGCTCACTAGGAAACAATTTCCTCCAGACATCAACTAGTTCAAACTTCTCCATAAAACATTTCAGAGTTGAGTTGAGAGATACTGAATTCCTTGGAGGGAATCTGTCTATGGTGTTATTCAGGGCTATATTAAAATCCCCACCTAAGATTAGAGAAGCATTGGGATATTTGGTTAACCAGTAAGAGACTTTATCTTCCAAAGTATCAAATAGTGTACTATTTCCCATAGAGGAGTGGTATCCATAAATGTTGATCATAATAATAGTAAGATTGTTTATGGCTATAATCATACTGACAAAGTGACCTGAGACATCTGTATCAGTCTCCATAACATTTCCCTTTAAGTTATGTTTGAAAATCCCTACCCCAGCAGAATGTTCAGATCCGTGTGCTAGCCATATGTCGTTCCCCCATTGTGATTTCCAAAATTTAGAGTCATTTGGAGTTGAGTGACAttcttgaaaaaaataaaaatctgccttgtATTTCtttacaaacaaaaataaagccTTGCGTTTCACATTATCTTTCAGACCCCTGACATTAATTGACAATAAAGACAAAGACATAGAACAATAGTACACACAGATAACTAGAGAAAATTGCAATTTTTCCCTCTATGAACACTTAATAGCAGACTAACTCTGCAGTAGAGGAACAAATTCTGTAGTCAAAATAGCAAGGGCATGTTTCCATCTGTTCAGTATTCAGTATACATGCTGAGTAAGCACCAGGAGATAACCTATTAAATTCAACTCAAGGATACCTTAATGACTTAAACTCCCCCTTCTttacctaaaataaataaataaataaaaataaaaataaaaataaaaataaaaataaaaataaaaaaataaaataaaataaaaaaaggttggTGATATAAAATCACATAACAGAGGCGCCATTTTCTGGCGATTAACAGTAATGAATTACGAAATATGAATATGAAAGAACTGAAATAGACTATATTGTTATCTATGAGACAACATTAACAACTTCATTACCTATTTAAGAGTAGGCCAAATTAAATCTCGGATAGCACCAGCAAAAATGACAGCCTAGTAGCAGTAAAACAACCTTCATTCATAGATGATTAGCTGTGACTTTTTTACCGTCAATGTATGCAAAGGACCCTTTGAAGCCTGCTTTCTTCCCCTCCTTCCTCGCCTGTTCAACCAACGGCCACAGCTTGTTTCTGGTGTCCTTGATCTCCTGAGTCAGATCTTCATAcagctttattttgttttccttgAGTATGGCTGCTGATCTAGCATCCCTCCAGATTTTGTCCCTATGCGATCTTGACAGGAACTGCACAATGATGCGACGGCTGGAGTTCACCTGAGCAGAGCGGGGACCTAGTCTGTGCACAATGTCCACGGAGTAGGCCAGGTGATGAGCGATGTCAGGGGAAACCTTGCTGAAAATGTCGACGATGATATTCTTAACATTCTCTCCAGTTTGCTCAGGAATGCCAGCAACTCGCAGGTTCCATCTTCTTTTGTACGTATCCAGGTCGCCGCATCTGTCCCGGAGAATGACATTTTCCTTTTCTAAGATGTCAACTTTTTTCTGCAGGGATACAACTTGGGTATGGGTCACGTCTTCGACTTGTTTTCCAACGGAGTCAAGTACATCGGTGACGCTTTTAATGGAGTTGGTGTTGTCTTTTACCGTTATTTCTAATGACTGAAGTCGTCTGAGTGATTCCTCCTGCATTTTTTCAATTCTTTCCATTACCGTTAATAGACGTTGAGTTGGACACAGGCTCAGAGTCATTCTCGTCGCTGGTTCGTAACTTAGACTTCTTTGCTGCTCGCGGCTTAGGAGTTTCTGGTAACTTTGAAGGCTGAGATGAGATGTGTGTGGAACACACATCTCAGTTTGCTCTGATAATGTTGAAGAGTTAGATTCAAATTGGTCATTCGGGGATTTCTTGGCATAAGAATGCATTACAGTGTGCATATCTTCCGCTTCTTCCATAGTAAAAAAAAGGCACTTACTGAGTTAGTTTAACAAAACAAGGTCAAGTTAGTTTGACCACGCTGAATTAGTAGGTTGCTCGAACCTTCTGGGTAACTAGCTAACTAGTTAACTCGGCTAGCAACTTTTGTTCGAGAAcagagtgaagaaaaaaaagcacttGAGAAGTTCTTCTTGAGAGTTGTCGTCTTGATAAGTTATCTCTTCCATAAGGTTTCTTCTGTTCAGCCCTTAGTCATGTTTAGTTGTTCAAAACGATAGTTTTATTCCTCACCCTGCAGAGCCACGCAGAAAGGAGGTTATCGAGACGCCATCTTGACTCCCCTCCTAACTCGACGAccgctccgtagcagacgtttttgtaaaaataggctaacgactgtgtcataaccacgcgacagtcgcatagtagaggaattaccgtatagtcaggagaagcagtttcaacttacattagctgtttaagtttaattactaatgttaactagcatttttagttagcaataattagcctgtgtccgtgatatctccttacatatacctacgctctccatctctgcaaaaTTGGGAATAATTGaaatttctcttggcacagctaccagaagacttacaactttcagacaggctgctcatgtcacatctacgtcttcaagctcagttggaggctgctcagtaacgctcagccatcaccggaaaagtgcttctaatatccttcactggtctccgtccagagcaacgggatctgttggtccagttacATCttatctgttggtccagttggTACAGGCTACTGTCTATGCAAAATCCTCATACATCCATCCATGTACATCAACATCCGGGACAGTAGGAGGCACTATACGACCCGCTAGTAATCTCCTGTTAGGcggagaagaagagaaaggacCTTTGCATAATCCACTTCCTCTTCACACTATCTCATCTTCTTCAGTCGAGAGAAGACGTCTCTTCACCGTAGCAGATAAACATGTCGGGGCTCCTGAGGACCATCGCCAGCCGTGCTGCTCCTGTGCTGCGGGGACACACAGTCACTCAGAGGGCAAATCTCTACGCTGGCCCGGCCAAGGAAAAGATCGGACCAGTTGTAAGTCTGTTGCTAAACCACTTTGGGCTCTTGCTAACTGCATGGCTAGCTAGCGGCCGTTAGCTTAGCTGTCCTTGGCTGGCGAGGTCAAAATGAATGTCTGTAAAGTCAGGGGGGGACACTGTTTAACgcgtgtgttttgtttttaaagccaatGTGTGTAATTAACCCACGTTAAGTAACGGAATTCAAGTCGGTAAAGTGTTTTAAGTCACCTCCACGCTCATTATTTACATATTAACAGTTCCCCTTGCTTCACCCAAGCTAAAGGTAAGCTAACGCCAATCTTAGCCATGACATCGTTTGCGCTCTCTTTATTGTAACGTAACGCCAAAATGTGTGAGTGTAATGGCATTTCCAGTGACAGTGGCAGACTAACGTTAGGTTGAAACTAGTAACGTCGAATGGCTGGACCGTGAATGGTCAATGTGCTTAATTGTGGCCAAATTgttacagagatagtagtatctATAATGTGAATTCCTGTAGTGGCCCCAGTAATATTTGTTTATTGTACAGTACTGAAGTAG includes:
- the LOC116065792 gene encoding cytochrome c oxidase subunit 8A, mitochondrial; the protein is MSGLLRTIASRAAPVLRGHTVTQRANLYAGPAKEKIGPVETIIGLSMFSLAILGPSGWILAHLEDYKKKE